A DNA window from Oncorhynchus keta strain PuntledgeMale-10-30-2019 unplaced genomic scaffold, Oket_V2 Un_scaffold_9739_pilon_pilon, whole genome shotgun sequence contains the following coding sequences:
- the LOC127929674 gene encoding LOW QUALITY PROTEIN: ADP-ribosylation factor-binding protein GGA3-like (The sequence of the model RefSeq protein was modified relative to this genomic sequence to represent the inferred CDS: inserted 2 bases in 2 codons), translated as MSSRDVSNAMAYQEGETLESWLNKATHPTNRQEDWEYIIGFCDQINKELEGPQISVRLLVHKIQSPQEWEALQALTVLEACMKNCGRRFHNEIGKYRFLNELIKVVSPKYMGDRVPEKVKTKIIEMLYSWTVAFPNEAKINEAYQTLRRQGLVTMDPELPVDKTLIPSPPTRPKNPVFDNEDMGKLLAELLRSKXPEDLQEANRLIKNMVKEDDVRVQKVTKRIHTLEEVGINVKLLSEMLSHYDKDRSSQSDREIIKELYDRCDKLRRAAFKMATETEDNDTSLGDILQASDDLSRVINSYKKIVKGQTVNGDIEDARSAAGEETTGNSDNTETLIDLAGIDVPNSTSAPPVPLPLVSDPTSANHLGFPIPVLPPPPKRLAGLHASQNSSPSHPATDKALNALSLLDDELLSLGLNDPVPSLNSQSKPTLNEIANPWTSLQAPDPGLDLFGTIAGPGPVFPPVQPAPAPATAPATHSLQDLQDLAMLDFGEPKSLRVGGGFGMAASMGAVVPPSLGAMVPQVPLSSTSLLPGPMPGSPALSHTKAQTLSSAPGSPLFSSLSPFHHSSFQGGSPAKGLGPEASLGNVHXPLEAIRPSKGLPVTAYDKDGVRVLLNFASDCPPCRPDVLVLVVSMLNTAPLHVQNVVLQAAVPKSMKVKLQPPSGTELPPFNPTLPPASITQVMLLANPLKEKVRLRYKLAFTLGNRQCSEVGEVDQFPPPDRWGHL; from the exons TCCCCAGATATCTGTCAGGTTGCTGGTTCACAAAATCCAATCGCCACAAGAATGGGAGGCGCTTCAGGCTTTAACA GTATTAGAAGCATGTATGAAGAACTGCGGGAGAAGGTTTCATAATGAAATCGGGAAATATCGGTTTCTGAACGAGCTGATCAAAGTTGTTTCTCCTAAG TACATGGGAGACAGAGTACCAGAGAAGGTAAAGACAAAGATTATTGAGATGCTGTACAGCTGGACAGTGGCTTTCCCCAACGAGGCCAAAATCAACGAAGCATACCAGACACTAAGGAGACAGG GCCTTGTAACTATGGACCCTGAGCTCCCAGTGGACAAGACTCTGATTCCTTCACCCCCCACACGTCCCAAGAACCCTGTGTTTGACAATGAGGACATGGGCAAG CTACTAGCAGAGCTTCTGAGGAGCA ACCCAGAGGACCTGCAGGAAGCCAACAGGCTCATCAAGAACATGGTGAAGGAG GACGATGTCAGGGTTCAGAAAGTGACCAAACGCATCCACACTCTGGAAGAGGTGGGTATCAACGTCAAGCTGCTGAGTGAGATGCTGTCCCACTACGACAAGGACAGGTCCtcccagtcagacagagagatcaTCAAG GAACTATACGACCGCTGCGACAAGTTGAGACGCGCTGCTTTCAAAATGGCCACAGAGACTGAAGATAACGACACAAGTTTAG GTGACATCCTGCAGGCCAGCGATGACCTCTCACGGGTCATCAACTCCTACAAGAAGATTGTCAAGGGACAGACCGTGAATGGAGACATCGAGGATGCTAGATCTGCAGCTGGTGAAG AGACCACAGGGAACAGTGACAACACAGAGACCTTGATTGACCTGGCTGGCATTGACGTTCCAAACTCCACCTCTGCTCCGCCTGTCCCTCTCCCATTGGTCTCCGATCCCACTTCAGCCAATCACCTGGGATTCCCAATCCCTGTCTTGCCTCCTCCTCCAAAAAGGTTGGCCGGGTTGCATGCCAGTCAGAACAGCAgccccagccacccagccaccgaCAAGGCCCtcaacgctctctctctccttgacgATGAGCTGCTATCCTTAG GCCTGAACGATCCAGTTCCTTCTCTGAACAGCCAATCAAAACCAACGCTGAATGAAATAGCGAATCCGTGGACCTCCTTACAG GCTCCTGACCCTGGCCTGGACTTGTTTGGCACTATAGCAGGGCCAGGCCCAGTATTTCCCCCAGTCCAGCCAGCGCCAGCCCCCGCCACGGCCCCTGCCACCCACAGCCTCCAGGACCTCCAAGACCTGGCCATGCTGGACTTTGGAGAGCCAAAGAG TTTGCGTGTTGGCGGCGGATTCGGGATGGCAGCCTCTATGGGAGCCGTAGTACCACCCTCCTTGGGGGCCATGGTACCCCAGGTCCCCCTCTCCtcgacctccctcctccctggccCCATGCCTGGCTCCCCTGCGTTGTCCCACACCAAAGCCCAGACGCTGAGCTCTGCCCCAGGCAGCCCCCTGTTcagctccctctcccccttccaccACTCCTCCTTCCAGGGGGGCAGCCCAGCCAAGGGGCTAGGACCGGAGGCCTCCCTGGGCAACGTGC GTCCCCTGGAGGCCATCAGACCCA GTAAAGGGCTCCCTGTAACGGCCTATGATAAGGATGGGGTGCGTGTGCTGTTGAACTTTGCCTCAGACTGTCCCCCTTGCAGACCAGACGTGCTGGTGTTAGTGGTGTCCATGCTGAACACTGCACCACTGCACGTTCAGAACGTGGTCCTTCAGGCCGCTGTGCCCAAG TCCATGAAGGTGAAGCTGCAGCCTCCGTCAGGAACAGAGCTGCCCCCCTTTAACCCCACCCTCCCCCCGGCCTCCATCACACAGGTCATGCTGCTGGCCAATCCCCTGAAG GAGAAGGTGCGTCTGCGCTACAAGCTGGCGTTCACTCTCGGAAACAGGCAGTGCTCAGAGGTGGGCGAGGTGGACCAGTTCCCCCCGCCAGACAGATGGGGTCACCTATAG